In Rhodospirillum rubrum ATCC 11170, a genomic segment contains:
- a CDS encoding methyl-accepting chemotaxis protein, with amino-acid sequence MSLRSKTLTTVLVGFFIGYGILVGIAWITQRDEAERTGRAELDLEARAQSRIAGEFVGEVLTATRTMAGAISGLVGDDLRDREVVGRLVRETVRINPAVVGGGTGWAADGFDGADASFPGKAFSDAKGRFVPYFYRQADGQIGFEPLVMDDVQSTESWYGFPLREGRPTVTPPYLYPVNGVEVLMTTASAPIIGKEGKAVAVATLDMALETIQRQIADIHPFGAGFAAVLSADGQWVAHPDTARLGRPADHAEVGEILAATAAGRALQDTVSDPQTGEPLLRVAVPIAFSGAPETWAFILSVPESAVMAGAIETRNRLIFAGLGVLALSLIGLWLLSGRLVGPITRMTALMHRLAAGDTGVVVTGTERGDEFGEMAKALQTFKDNALAKIALEEEGERAKRQAEERRRADLATLADRFEREIEGLVTLVGTAVDQMTKGAGRSVERTEANALYSDQAARTAEEMAADIGRVAEAVEEMARAVTGIGERVTRANAIAVEGGSSARAAVGRVSALVGAADRIGDVVTLITTIASQTNLLALNATIEAARAGDAGKGFAVVAGEVKTLANQTARATEQIAEQVAAIQRETADAAREIESVAGVIGAIGDLNAQVAQAIGDQGQAVAGIGQIVVATVSGAGSLSETARGVAARSAEGGEAARAMGRDVADLHQRVGELGKTVDAFVGSLRAG; translated from the coding sequence ATCAAAGACTCTGACGACCGTTCTGGTCGGATTCTTTATCGGTTACGGGATTCTGGTCGGCATCGCCTGGATCACCCAACGCGACGAGGCCGAACGGACCGGGCGCGCCGAACTGGATCTGGAGGCCCGCGCCCAGTCGCGGATCGCCGGCGAATTCGTCGGCGAGGTGTTGACGGCGACGCGGACCATGGCCGGGGCGATCAGCGGTCTGGTCGGCGATGACCTGCGCGACCGCGAGGTCGTGGGGCGGCTGGTGCGCGAGACGGTGCGCATCAACCCCGCCGTGGTCGGCGGCGGCACCGGCTGGGCGGCCGATGGCTTCGACGGGGCCGACGCGTCGTTCCCGGGCAAGGCCTTCTCCGACGCCAAGGGCCGCTTCGTTCCCTATTTCTATCGCCAAGCCGATGGTCAGATTGGCTTCGAGCCGCTGGTCATGGACGATGTGCAATCCACCGAGTCCTGGTACGGCTTTCCCTTGCGCGAGGGCCGGCCGACGGTCACGCCGCCCTATCTTTACCCGGTCAACGGGGTGGAGGTGCTGATGACCACCGCCTCGGCGCCGATCATCGGCAAGGAGGGCAAGGCGGTCGCCGTGGCCACCTTGGATATGGCGCTCGAAACCATCCAACGCCAAATCGCCGATATCCATCCCTTCGGCGCCGGCTTCGCCGCCGTCTTGTCGGCCGATGGCCAATGGGTCGCCCATCCCGACACGGCCCGCCTCGGCCGGCCGGCCGATCACGCCGAAGTGGGCGAGATCCTCGCCGCCACCGCCGCCGGTCGTGCCCTGCAAGACACGGTGTCCGATCCGCAGACCGGCGAGCCTTTGCTGCGGGTGGCGGTGCCGATCGCCTTTTCGGGGGCGCCGGAAACCTGGGCCTTTATCCTCAGCGTTCCCGAATCCGCCGTGATGGCCGGGGCGATCGAAACCCGCAACCGGCTGATCTTCGCCGGCCTGGGCGTGCTCGCCCTGTCGCTGATCGGCTTGTGGCTGCTTTCGGGGCGGCTGGTCGGGCCGATCACCCGCATGACGGCGCTGATGCACCGGCTAGCGGCGGGCGATACCGGCGTGGTGGTGACGGGAACCGAACGCGGCGACGAATTCGGCGAGATGGCCAAGGCGCTTCAGACCTTCAAGGACAACGCCCTGGCCAAGATCGCGCTGGAGGAGGAGGGCGAGAGGGCCAAACGTCAGGCCGAGGAGCGCCGCCGCGCCGATCTGGCCACCCTGGCCGACCGCTTCGAGCGTGAGATCGAAGGGCTGGTCACCCTGGTGGGGACCGCCGTCGACCAGATGACCAAGGGGGCCGGCCGGTCGGTCGAGCGCACCGAGGCCAATGCCCTTTATTCCGATCAGGCGGCGCGGACCGCCGAGGAAATGGCCGCCGATATCGGCCGGGTCGCCGAAGCCGTGGAGGAGATGGCGCGCGCCGTGACCGGCATCGGCGAGCGGGTGACGCGGGCCAATGCCATCGCCGTCGAGGGCGGCAGTTCCGCCCGCGCCGCCGTCGGCCGGGTCTCGGCCCTGGTCGGCGCGGCCGATCGCATCGGCGATGTCGTCACCCTGATCACCACCATCGCCAGCCAGACCAACCTGCTGGCCTTGAACGCGACGATCGAGGCGGCACGGGCCGGTGATGCCGGCAAGGGCTTCGCCGTGGTCGCCGGCGAGGTCAAGACCCTGGCCAATCAAACGGCGCGGGCTACCGAACAGATCGCCGAACAGGTGGCGGCCATCCAGCGCGAAACCGCCGATGCCGCCCGCGAGATCGAAAGCGTCGCCGGGGTGATCGGCGCCATCGGCGATCTCAACGCCCAGGTCGCCCAGGCCATCGGTGATCAGGGGCAAGCCGTGGCCGGGATCGGCCAGATCGTCGTCGCCACGGTCAGCGGCGCCGGCAGCTTAAGTGAAACCGCCCGGGGGGTCGCCGCCCGCTCGGCCGAGGGCGGCGAGGCGGCCCGCGCCATGGGCCGCGATGTCGCCGATCTGCACCAGCGGGTCGGCGAGCTTGGCAAGACCGTCGACGCCTTCGTCGGCTCGCTGCGCGCCGGCTGA
- a CDS encoding diacylglycerol/lipid kinase family protein, producing MRVLPFAPANPAPAPAQRRVMIIANPAAGSLKQRRLNRTLLGLEKLGCTVGLRETAKPGDATLMAREAALAGNVDVVVAAGGDGTINEVANGLAGSGVALGVIPLGTANVLAIEAGIPRDPGKAAQVIATGVLRKLYLGEVRASAETPLAGPRRFVMMAGAGFDAHVVDTVDLALKRKTGKLAYVWCTVQRAFSYDFPLCAVDIDTPDGRTIHADVATAVVCNGKYYGGPFIAAPLADISHPTFQVILLKSPGLRHVARYALALAMGRLPRLPDVEIIEATRVRIALQGAQPLQADGDTVAHMPVDIVMAAEPVSLIVPAPAA from the coding sequence ATGCGTGTCCTGCCGTTTGCGCCTGCCAACCCCGCTCCGGCCCCCGCCCAGCGGCGGGTGATGATTATCGCCAACCCGGCTGCGGGTTCCCTGAAGCAGCGGCGCTTGAACCGCACCCTGCTTGGCCTGGAGAAACTGGGCTGCACGGTGGGCTTGCGCGAAACCGCCAAGCCCGGCGACGCCACGCTGATGGCCCGCGAGGCGGCCCTGGCCGGTAATGTCGATGTGGTGGTCGCCGCCGGCGGTGACGGCACGATCAACGAGGTTGCCAATGGTTTGGCCGGAAGCGGCGTGGCCCTGGGGGTGATTCCGCTGGGCACCGCCAATGTGCTGGCGATCGAGGCCGGGATCCCCCGCGATCCGGGCAAGGCCGCCCAGGTCATCGCCACCGGCGTTCTCCGCAAGCTGTATCTGGGCGAGGTGCGGGCCAGCGCCGAAACGCCGTTGGCCGGTCCCCGCCGCTTCGTGATGATGGCCGGCGCCGGCTTCGACGCCCATGTCGTCGATACCGTCGATCTCGCCCTCAAGCGCAAGACCGGCAAGCTGGCCTATGTCTGGTGTACGGTTCAGCGAGCCTTCAGCTATGATTTCCCGCTTTGCGCCGTCGATATCGACACCCCCGACGGCCGGACGATCCATGCCGATGTCGCCACCGCCGTGGTCTGCAACGGCAAATATTACGGCGGGCCGTTCATCGCCGCGCCCTTGGCCGACATCTCGCACCCGACCTTTCAGGTGATCTTGCTCAAAAGCCCGGGCCTGCGCCATGTGGCGCGCTATGCCCTGGCCCTGGCCATGGGCCGCCTGCCCCGCCTGCCCGATGTCGAGATCATCGAGGCGACGCGCGTGCGCATCGCCCTGCAGGGCGCCCAGCCGCTGCAAGCCGATGGCGATACGGTCGCCCATATGCCCGTCGATATCGTCATGGCCGCCGAGCCGGTATCCCTGATCGTCCCCGCCCCCGCCGCCTAG
- a CDS encoding UDP-2,3-diacylglucosamine diphosphatase, protein MTDSSRRYRAIFLSDIHLGTRGCKADILLDFLRQTESETLYLVGDIVDGWRLRKHWNWPQSHNDVVQKLLRKARKGARVVFIPGNHDEFARSYCDADFGDIKLMREAVHQAADGKRYLIIHGDEFDGVVKYAKWLAKVGDWAYVWLLEANHWFNVVRHRIGLPYWSLSKYLKHKVKNAVKYIDDFETSMAEVARLRGMDGIVCGHIHHAEIRPMGDVLYCNDGDWVESCTALVEHFDGRMELIHWSEERRFSMFQAYADARAGGGGGLEDEGAEAAVGPPARAPETAQ, encoded by the coding sequence ATGACGGACTCCTCCCGGCGATATCGCGCCATCTTCCTGTCCGATATTCACTTGGGCACGCGGGGGTGCAAGGCGGACATCCTGCTTGATTTCCTCAGGCAAACCGAGTCCGAGACCCTGTATCTGGTCGGCGACATCGTTGACGGCTGGCGCCTGCGCAAGCATTGGAACTGGCCGCAATCGCACAACGACGTGGTCCAGAAGCTGCTGCGCAAGGCGCGCAAGGGGGCCCGGGTGGTGTTCATCCCGGGCAACCACGATGAATTCGCCCGCAGTTACTGCGATGCGGATTTCGGCGATATCAAGCTGATGCGCGAGGCCGTCCATCAGGCCGCCGACGGCAAGCGCTATCTGATCATTCACGGCGACGAATTCGATGGCGTGGTCAAATACGCCAAGTGGCTGGCCAAGGTGGGCGACTGGGCCTACGTCTGGCTGCTGGAGGCTAATCACTGGTTCAACGTCGTGCGCCACCGCATCGGCCTGCCCTATTGGTCGCTGTCGAAGTACCTCAAGCACAAGGTCAAGAACGCCGTCAAATACATCGACGACTTCGAGACCTCGATGGCCGAGGTTGCCCGCCTGCGCGGGATGGACGGCATCGTCTGCGGCCATATCCACCATGCCGAGATCCGGCCGATGGGGGATGTCCTCTACTGCAACGATGGCGATTGGGTGGAAAGCTGTACGGCCCTGGTCGAGCATTTCGATGGCCGGATGGAACTGATCCACTGGTCCGAGGAACGGCGCTTCTCGATGTTCCAGGCCTATGCCGATGCCCGGGCGGGCGGTGGCGGCGGTCTTGAGGACGAGGGGGCCGAGGCGGCTGTTGGTCCTCCGGCCCGCGCGCCCGAAACAGCCCAGTGA
- a CDS encoding glycosyltransferase family 4 protein → MRILVVTDAWFPQVNGVVRTLDTLKARLEERGHDLIYVTPQSFRTIPCPTYSEIRLAVLPGRTMARAIETFQPCVIHIATEGPLGLSARRYCLKRGVPFTTAFHTKFPEYLHARFRVPVSWGYKGMRWFHGPSKTIMVATQGIEDELLRWGFSHIRRWTRGVDTELFRPRPKDSLDGVITGPRPWFVYVGRVAVEKNIGAFLDLDLPGTKIVVGGGPQLESLRARHPKVHFAGERLGEELATYFSVGDAFVFPSRTDTFGLVLLEALASGLPVAAYPVPGPLDVIGDAPVGALDEDLKAAALRALTIDPAACRAFAQARSWETSVDQFLANVHPFPPADFFPSDTAPLETAMERGAP, encoded by the coding sequence ATGCGTATCCTGGTGGTCACGGATGCCTGGTTCCCCCAGGTCAACGGGGTGGTTCGCACCCTCGATACCCTGAAGGCGCGGTTGGAGGAGCGCGGGCATGATCTGATCTATGTCACCCCGCAAAGCTTCCGCACCATTCCCTGCCCGACCTATAGCGAGATCCGGCTGGCGGTGCTGCCCGGGCGGACGATGGCGCGCGCCATCGAGACCTTTCAGCCCTGCGTCATCCATATCGCCACCGAAGGCCCCCTGGGCTTAAGCGCCCGGCGCTATTGCCTGAAGCGCGGCGTGCCCTTCACCACCGCCTTCCACACCAAATTCCCCGAATACCTCCACGCCCGCTTCCGGGTGCCGGTCAGCTGGGGCTACAAGGGCATGCGCTGGTTCCATGGGCCGTCCAAAACCATCATGGTCGCCACCCAGGGCATCGAGGACGAATTGCTGCGCTGGGGGTTTTCCCATATCCGCCGCTGGACGCGCGGCGTTGATACCGAGCTGTTCCGCCCGCGCCCCAAGGACTCGCTCGATGGCGTGATCACCGGACCGCGGCCGTGGTTCGTTTATGTCGGGCGGGTGGCGGTGGAAAAGAACATCGGCGCCTTTCTCGATCTGGATCTGCCCGGAACCAAGATCGTCGTCGGCGGCGGTCCGCAACTCGAGTCCCTGCGCGCCCGTCATCCCAAGGTTCATTTCGCCGGGGAACGCCTGGGCGAGGAACTGGCGACCTATTTCTCGGTCGGCGACGCCTTCGTCTTTCCCAGCCGCACCGATACCTTCGGCCTTGTTTTGCTCGAAGCCCTGGCTTCGGGTTTGCCGGTGGCGGCCTATCCGGTGCCCGGGCCCCTTGATGTGATCGGCGATGCGCCGGTCGGCGCCCTGGACGAGGATCTCAAGGCGGCGGCCCTGCGGGCGCTGACCATCGATCCGGCCGCCTGCCGGGCCTTCGCCCAGGCGCGGTCGTGGGAGACCTCGGTCGATCAGTTCCTGGCCAATGTCCACCCCTTCCCGCCAGCGGACTTCTTTCCCTCCGATACGGCCCCCCTTGAAACGGCCATGGAACGCGGCGCCCCTTAA
- a CDS encoding OsmC family protein has translation MIKKTASVHWEGQGKHGQGQISTETGALTNYPYGFASRFEDDRQGTNPEEILGAAHAACFTMAFSFACDKAGLATTHVDTTASVALAKQGEGFVIERIDLTLSASVPGIDDATFQAIAATAKAECPLSKALAAVPEITLKATLI, from the coding sequence ATGATCAAGAAGACCGCCAGCGTTCATTGGGAAGGCCAGGGCAAGCACGGCCAGGGTCAGATCAGCACGGAAACCGGGGCGCTGACGAATTATCCCTATGGCTTCGCCAGCCGCTTCGAGGACGATCGCCAGGGCACCAACCCCGAGGAGATCCTGGGCGCCGCCCATGCCGCCTGTTTCACCATGGCGTTTTCCTTCGCCTGCGATAAGGCCGGTCTGGCCACCACCCATGTCGATACCACCGCCAGTGTCGCCCTGGCCAAACAGGGCGAGGGTTTCGTCATCGAGCGTATCGATCTGACGCTGTCGGCCAGCGTGCCGGGCATCGACGACGCGACCTTCCAGGCGATCGCGGCGACCGCCAAGGCCGAATGCCCGCTGTCGAAGGCTTTGGCCGCCGTCCCCGAGATCACTTTGAAGGCGACATTGATCTAA